In Streptomyces sp. NBC_00569, a single genomic region encodes these proteins:
- a CDS encoding DUF397 domain-containing protein, giving the protein MAEAAQGATQGVGSNTAGESPEEIQARKEREKNELYALDISGAEWHSAPGTEDHEERVEIAYLPAGAVAMRSSMDPETVLRYTEAEWTAFVLGARDGEFDLEDAAGPDAG; this is encoded by the coding sequence ATGGCCGAGGCAGCACAGGGCGCCACGCAGGGCGTGGGAAGCAATACCGCCGGGGAGTCCCCCGAAGAGATCCAGGCGCGCAAGGAGCGGGAGAAGAACGAGCTCTACGCGCTCGACATCTCCGGCGCCGAATGGCACAGCGCTCCCGGCACCGAGGACCACGAGGAGCGCGTCGAGATCGCGTACCTGCCGGCCGGCGCCGTGGCGATGCGCTCCTCGATGGACCCCGAGACCGTGCTCCGCTACACGGAGGCGGAGTGGACGGCGTTCGTGCTGGGGGCTCGGGACGGGGAGTTCGATCTGGAGGATGCGGCGGGGCCGGACGCGGGGTGA
- a CDS encoding outer membrane protein assembly factor BamB family protein, whose product MKRWLTICGVLIVVTGVGSWFMWGGSPAANDAKSSNAPSAARQAPDEVSEADGKTPVTPEARMAVEYNDKKLKPGDSSYLPGSWATAKTFAMAQGSTLTGYRFRQWDPIWSTRLSGAICSTTRHVTVDGRTAVVAQSGRGGKANAKSACNLLVVFNVNTGKKMWEVTLPHSDNAYATNMNVTLTRGVAVAAWGSGSAAYDLRQGKKLWETPGREACNDSGFAGGRDLLALQTCGSPDDDTSYRVQKIDRRTGKPEWTYQVSRGVGATYLVSSNPPVIAVAAGADTVTDLIALDAHGKHRSTMALGVDRYVTDCGGSLFGTVESCHSVIVGSRQVFVGGKASIDALFSDRPANSITAFDLHSGKPLRKLKSKARRAMYPVQMSGDRLLAFRASDDNRAPSAVVSIDPKTGTERPFLLFEMPSEMAALGEPESLNMRVSNGRVFFAFKEIHAPDKADESGLVPGVVGYESAG is encoded by the coding sequence GTGAAGCGTTGGCTGACCATCTGCGGCGTTCTCATCGTCGTGACCGGCGTTGGCTCATGGTTCATGTGGGGTGGAAGCCCGGCGGCGAATGACGCAAAGTCGAGCAACGCGCCCAGTGCTGCCCGGCAAGCCCCCGATGAGGTGAGCGAGGCTGATGGGAAGACCCCGGTCACCCCTGAAGCCCGCATGGCAGTCGAGTACAACGACAAGAAGCTGAAGCCGGGCGATAGCTCCTACCTGCCCGGCAGTTGGGCTACAGCCAAGACGTTCGCCATGGCACAGGGAAGTACACTCACGGGGTACCGATTCAGGCAATGGGACCCCATCTGGAGCACCAGGTTGAGTGGTGCCATCTGCTCGACGACGCGGCACGTGACAGTCGATGGCCGAACTGCCGTCGTTGCTCAGTCTGGCCGTGGGGGCAAGGCAAACGCCAAGTCCGCATGCAACTTGCTCGTGGTATTCAACGTGAACACCGGCAAGAAAATGTGGGAAGTGACGCTGCCGCACTCCGACAATGCTTACGCGACCAATATGAACGTGACACTGACGCGGGGCGTCGCCGTGGCGGCCTGGGGATCGGGCTCGGCAGCGTACGACCTGCGTCAGGGCAAGAAGCTCTGGGAGACTCCAGGGAGGGAAGCCTGCAACGACAGCGGTTTCGCGGGCGGACGTGACTTGCTGGCGCTACAGACCTGCGGAAGCCCTGATGACGACACCTCATATCGCGTCCAGAAGATTGACCGACGTACAGGAAAGCCCGAGTGGACGTACCAGGTGTCTCGGGGTGTCGGGGCAACCTACCTGGTGTCGTCGAATCCACCGGTAATCGCTGTCGCTGCAGGCGCGGACACAGTGACGGACCTCATCGCTCTTGACGCGCACGGCAAGCACAGATCGACGATGGCGCTGGGAGTTGACCGCTACGTCACGGACTGTGGTGGCTCACTCTTCGGGACTGTGGAATCCTGCCACTCGGTGATCGTGGGGAGCCGTCAAGTATTCGTGGGAGGAAAAGCATCCATCGACGCCCTCTTCAGCGACCGTCCCGCGAACTCGATTACCGCCTTTGACCTGCATTCGGGGAAGCCTCTTCGTAAGCTCAAGTCTAAGGCTCGCCGGGCCATGTATCCCGTCCAGATGAGCGGTGACAGGCTCCTGGCATTCAGAGCAAGTGACGACAACCGAGCGCCGTCGGCGGTCGTGAGTATCGACCCGAAGACGGGCACGGAACGTCCCTTTCTCCTGTTCGAGATGCCTTCTGAGATGGCGGCGCTCGGAGAGCCGGAGTCGCTAAACATGAGAGTCAGCAACGGACGGGTTTTCTTCGCGTTCAAGGAGATTCACGCGCCAGACAAGGCTGACGAATCGGGTCTCGTTCCAGGCGTTGTTGGTTACGAAAGCGCCGGCTAG
- a CDS encoding WXG100 family type VII secretion target encodes MALNHDEMVVKYGALDTAATEIGNMAKQLDADLEEIKQLVAGTVAYWEGEAQSKYGEEQQKWDKEARDIHQALQSIGHVVHLAGGDYMGGDKKAASFFL; translated from the coding sequence ATGGCTCTGAACCACGACGAGATGGTCGTCAAGTACGGCGCTCTCGACACTGCGGCCACCGAGATCGGAAACATGGCCAAGCAGCTCGATGCCGACCTGGAGGAGATCAAGCAGCTGGTCGCCGGCACGGTCGCCTACTGGGAGGGTGAAGCCCAGAGCAAGTACGGCGAAGAGCAGCAGAAGTGGGACAAGGAAGCTCGCGACATCCACCAGGCCCTGCAGAGCATCGGTCACGTGGTGCACCTGGCCGGCGGTGACTACATGGGCGGCGACAAGAAGGCCGCCAGCTTCTTCCTGTAG
- a CDS encoding WXG100 family type VII secretion target, which translates to MADGQRLSDDEMVRLERKIAEKFDNIKSTVHRLQGTIDSLEGNWKGIGANAFNTKQHEINTSMKNIGNILVKFIDAMTGTRKIKDDSEDKVRQEVNKINVYDGAPKSTLSGY; encoded by the coding sequence ATGGCAGACGGACAGCGGCTCTCAGACGATGAGATGGTGCGGCTCGAGCGCAAGATCGCCGAAAAGTTCGACAACATCAAGTCCACGGTGCACCGCCTTCAAGGGACGATCGACAGCCTGGAAGGCAACTGGAAGGGCATCGGCGCGAACGCCTTCAACACGAAGCAGCACGAGATCAACACGTCGATGAAGAACATCGGCAACATCCTCGTGAAGTTCATCGACGCCATGACCGGTACTCGGAAGATCAAGGACGACTCCGAGGACAAGGTGCGCCAGGAAGTCAACAAGATCAACGTGTACGACGGCGCCCCGAAGTCCACGCTCAGCGGCTACTAA
- a CDS encoding S8 family serine peptidase produces the protein MGVALGALAVMSTGLAPSAVADDVHAKQWYLDDMLAQRLWKVSTGKGIKVAVVDSGVNPSTPSLKGKVLSDDVPAAASYGATRDYDGHGTTMAELIAGSGAGGGLQGLAPGARIIPVRTQLTTLKGKAERKKTASVPAAIRAAADSDAQIINLSIGREYGDDAMESAVKYAAKRGKLMFAGVGNNGDKDNFIGYPAAYPEVVGIGASDESGTVGKFSESGDYIDLAAPGVDVPVWCDPTFKQYCPSKGTSQATAIASASAALIWSAHPKWTASQVLRVLIDTAGRDWPRNQPSKYLGYGLIRPAQNLIAGKGSPGAPDVDPITNQKTPVAGSTTSATPSTSVPASSQPPKSTSGGETSAAGSSAKSSDSNDQLWIALGAAAAVVVLGGGAFAVVRAKRSS, from the coding sequence GTGGGCGTCGCGCTTGGCGCTCTTGCCGTCATGTCCACCGGGCTGGCCCCGAGCGCCGTTGCCGACGACGTGCACGCCAAGCAGTGGTACTTGGACGACATGCTGGCCCAGCGGCTGTGGAAGGTGAGCACGGGCAAGGGCATAAAGGTCGCGGTGGTCGACTCCGGCGTCAACCCTTCGACCCCTTCCTTGAAGGGCAAGGTGCTGTCGGACGACGTGCCTGCCGCCGCATCGTACGGAGCCACGCGCGACTATGACGGTCACGGCACCACCATGGCGGAGCTCATCGCAGGTTCCGGGGCCGGCGGGGGGCTTCAGGGGCTCGCTCCCGGGGCGAGGATCATTCCGGTGCGGACTCAGCTCACCACGTTGAAGGGCAAGGCCGAGCGCAAGAAGACCGCTTCGGTCCCCGCCGCGATCAGGGCCGCTGCCGACAGCGACGCTCAGATCATCAACCTCTCGATCGGGCGTGAGTACGGGGATGACGCCATGGAGAGTGCCGTCAAGTACGCCGCGAAGAGGGGCAAACTGATGTTTGCTGGCGTCGGGAACAACGGCGACAAGGACAACTTCATCGGCTACCCGGCCGCGTATCCGGAAGTAGTCGGAATCGGGGCCTCGGACGAATCGGGAACGGTCGGTAAGTTCTCCGAGTCCGGTGATTACATCGACCTCGCCGCTCCCGGCGTAGACGTACCCGTCTGGTGCGACCCGACCTTCAAGCAGTACTGCCCCAGTAAGGGTACGAGCCAGGCAACCGCCATCGCCTCCGCCTCCGCCGCCCTCATCTGGTCGGCGCACCCCAAGTGGACGGCCAGCCAGGTACTCCGGGTCCTGATCGACACTGCCGGTCGTGACTGGCCCAGGAACCAGCCGAGCAAGTATCTCGGCTACGGACTGATCAGGCCCGCCCAGAACTTGATCGCAGGCAAGGGAAGCCCGGGCGCTCCCGATGTCGATCCGATCACCAACCAGAAGACGCCAGTTGCCGGTTCCACTACCAGCGCTACCCCCTCCACCTCCGTACCAGCCTCGTCACAGCCCCCGAAATCCACTTCAGGCGGCGAGACCTCGGCGGCAGGATCTAGTGCGAAGTCCTCTGACAGCAATGACCAGTTGTGGATTGCCCTCGGAGCCGCTGCCGCGGTGGTGGTGCTCGGGGGCGGGGCGTTCGCGGTGGTGCGGGCCAAGCGCTCCAGCTGA
- a CDS encoding WXG100 family type VII secretion target, whose product MHDAFGFGRMRAPEQSNFEGHDLNDMIDIVENTNPSDLESAGEALWKAQKAISDAATELRGHLTAAEDDWKGEAGKAFQIWGKGLAGHADALADYAKAAGVQITSAGTGLASVRSAMPPRDSRLVRKSVADIPVVARVETNDEYTAATKVEGHRQEAINQMNRLSSFYVVSEESLKGLEPPTFEAMPNVGVPKPSGGDATPIDSRAPRGATQHHASSIDGTVEQRHTTGIPHADIGLQPVKDVPDSITRPAPEVGTAIDSVDTLPQQTPTPVTSTTTPTTPTTSPQGVPLPPYAQGVPNPLGKGPVGRAFGTTGMPRNPATAQGRAGTPGPATARGLGQSGTNPMGRPNATGQAGAKGGLPGGRPPTMGRGVTGGMPKSGGTPAGRQGMGPTGAGRSNGGVIGGKPTSTGATAKTGPKVPRGTVIGGEGAAGSRSSTGGISQRGVVGAAGTTNGNGRSQTPGRGSIGNSDGVTGAPVGRNSPSRAGRKGFTAGGSGLVRGPEGNQSSDQEEGEGVLRPDHLVGDDQTHLPKKPQRDVPPVID is encoded by the coding sequence CTCTGTGGAAGGCACAGAAGGCCATCTCGGACGCGGCGACCGAACTCCGCGGTCACTTGACGGCCGCCGAGGACGACTGGAAGGGCGAGGCGGGCAAGGCCTTCCAGATCTGGGGCAAGGGACTCGCCGGACACGCGGACGCTCTCGCCGACTACGCGAAGGCCGCGGGCGTTCAGATCACGTCCGCCGGCACGGGCCTGGCGTCCGTTCGCAGCGCCATGCCGCCGCGGGACAGCCGTCTCGTGCGGAAGTCGGTCGCCGACATCCCGGTGGTAGCGCGGGTCGAGACCAACGACGAGTACACCGCGGCCACGAAGGTTGAGGGCCATCGCCAAGAGGCCATCAACCAGATGAACCGGCTGTCGTCGTTCTACGTCGTCTCCGAGGAGTCGCTCAAGGGCCTGGAACCTCCCACGTTCGAGGCGATGCCCAATGTGGGGGTACCGAAGCCGTCGGGGGGCGACGCTACCCCGATTGACTCCAGGGCACCTCGGGGCGCGACGCAGCATCATGCGTCGAGCATCGATGGCACGGTAGAGCAACGCCACACGACCGGCATCCCGCACGCGGACATCGGCTTGCAACCGGTCAAGGACGTTCCCGACTCGATCACCCGGCCGGCCCCAGAAGTCGGAACGGCAATCGACAGCGTCGACACGCTTCCTCAGCAGACGCCGACTCCTGTGACCAGCACCACCACCCCGACGACGCCGACAACCAGCCCGCAAGGTGTCCCGCTTCCTCCTTATGCCCAGGGGGTGCCAAATCCCCTGGGCAAGGGTCCTGTGGGACGAGCGTTCGGTACGACCGGCATGCCGAGGAATCCAGCGACCGCACAAGGACGAGCCGGAACCCCCGGACCTGCTACGGCTCGAGGCCTGGGCCAGAGCGGCACCAACCCAATGGGGCGCCCCAACGCGACCGGCCAGGCCGGCGCCAAGGGCGGCCTGCCCGGCGGCCGTCCGCCGACCATGGGGCGCGGAGTCACCGGCGGTATGCCTAAGTCCGGCGGAACCCCGGCCGGCCGCCAAGGCATGGGGCCGACCGGCGCGGGCCGGAGCAACGGTGGCGTCATAGGTGGAAAGCCCACTTCGACCGGTGCGACCGCGAAGACAGGTCCCAAGGTGCCGAGAGGCACGGTCATCGGGGGCGAGGGCGCTGCTGGTTCGCGTTCTTCGACGGGCGGAATCAGCCAGCGGGGCGTCGTGGGCGCGGCGGGCACCACGAACGGCAACGGCAGGAGCCAGACGCCGGGGCGCGGCTCCATTGGCAACTCCGACGGCGTGACCGGTGCTCCTGTGGGACGCAACTCCCCCTCCCGCGCGGGCAGGAAAGGCTTCACCGCAGGCGGCTCCGGCCTCGTCCGGGGGCCCGAGGGCAACCAGAGTTCCGACCAGGAAGAGGGCGAGGGCGTACTGCGGCCCGACCACCTGGTCGGGGACGATCAGACCCATCTCCCCAAGAAGCCGCAGCGCGATGTGCCGCCGGTGATCGACTAA